The Candidatus Nomurabacteria bacterium genome has a segment encoding these proteins:
- a CDS encoding PrgI family protein, with product MNFKVPQFIEVEDKVFGPLTFKQFIYLAGGAGLCFILWRLLPHFLAIIFIAPVAGFAAALTFLKINQKPFIQIVEAFLNYQIASKLYVWKKEPKKIKPKKEEDIIPNTGYLPKMSESKLKDLAWSLDVLDSSTQNKELKQ from the coding sequence ATGAATTTCAAAGTTCCACAATTTATAGAAGTTGAAGATAAGGTTTTTGGACCACTTACATTCAAGCAGTTTATATATCTTGCGGGTGGTGCAGGTCTCTGCTTTATATTGTGGAGACTCCTACCCCACTTTCTAGCTATTATATTTATAGCACCTGTTGCTGGTTTTGCTGCGGCGTTAACTTTCCTCAAAATAAATCAAAAGCCTTTTATCCAAATAGTTGAAGCGTTTTTGAATTATCAAATCGCATCTAAATTATATGTCTGGAAAAAAGAACCTAAAAAGATAAAGCCTAAAAAAGAAGAAGACATAATACCAAACACAGGATACCTCCCAAAAATGTCCGAGAGTAAGCTCAAAGACCTTGCTTGGAGCTTGGATGTTCTCGATTCCTCTACACAAAACAAAGAATTAAAACAATAA